The sequence TTATTCAGAAGTTGTCCTAATGAAACGATAATCTTATGATTAGTCCATTGTTTGGAATTAATTAACTCAAGattgagtttggatgaataatccgattcagaaggaagggaaagtgaATAACCTTTTGCGTCAAATTCTTTCTTCACTTTagtgaattctatctccatatttTTACCAGTTGGTGCGATTATAAGAATGGGAATGACGGGTTTATaagtaaaaaaatatatttaatcTTGATCAAGATCAAATCAGTAAGGTTATGATCAAATCGCTGAAATCAAGATGAAGTTACAGCGAAAAGAGAGGAAAACGCGAAGAATGATAAAGGAGATGGGGAAAAGGTAATGGACTATAAAAAAGATAATGATACGAAAAGAGAAAATTGCAGTAGCAAATATCACACTCGCACTTGCCACACTTACACGTTGGTACCTTCATATATGtgatcatctcatcccatatcttattcaatcttccaaaataagCAGCCACACTTTCTATTTGCTTTTGTTTACACTCACTTAAAGATGTCTTTAGCTGGCATGTCCgtgttccacttacaacacaaaaccgTCTCTTCAAGTGGTTCCACAACAAGTTGGCATCATCATAGTCTCCCAAACTCGATCTGAGTGATGGCTCCAATGtgttgctgatccaagagacaagCATTGACTGAATTGCCACCCATTCTTCCAACTGTTCACTTTCTTTAGGTTCTTGGattgttccatcaatgaaaccaaacttcctcttagctattaatgatcttcttatggctctagcccattcatcatagttatgtccttttagaacaaccggtgtgataataatacctggaccatcacttgatcctaggtgatatactggattcttcttttgcgtaTCATATTCTATATTCTTGTCTTTGCTTGATTCTCCATTACCACCCATtctcaacgattttttttttttaggttttcaactggctcgtgatgccatgttaaaactttggtaaattcttttcttttcttattttcattcataatatttccatagatatttatacatgaccgataacttggagactcaaaactttcctaagacacggatttgagactttccttatgagtctcaaaatcatgacttacatggacaatcctttcctaatatacTATTTccactttcctaatatatcacttCCCTTATCGGTCTCAAATttgtgacttacatggacaatactttccatagactgaccactacggtcttggaaagtattacgacatttcctaatatatcactttCCTTAATACATTCTATAGTCCTACATGGGCTATCAGCCATTTGCTTTCAGCATAATGATCACTGCCTGGTAGTGGTAGGGCTCCGCTCGGTGAGCCTCGCTGATGAGCCTCTCCATCCAttgttgattgttttttttttctttttcctgcaACCATCCGCATTATTCGGTTTTTGTGCTAGTGCTCCGCTCTGCGAGCCTCGCTGATGAGCCTCTCTGTCCATGGTTTGACGTCTTTTTTTAATTAAACAGGAAGAAAAGAGGCTCTCAAcccccatagcccttgctcttaacAATGCAGAAACCTCTTCTTTTTTTGTCTTATGCAAATCCAAATTTTCAACCATTAGTAACGCAAAAGTCTCTTTTTCCACTACCagaaacttaatatattgcaACACCCAATGATTATGGCAAAAACCTCCAGTAGTGTCGCGAGAATctatgtagcaagaagtctatTGGTGCACCCAATCTTTATTGGTGCAGCAAGAGATTATGCTTTTTtgccacactcttttcatattgttgctacAGCTATGTGGCAAAAGTTTTATTTTGCAGCAGTAAATTATAACTTTTAGCTGCAGCTAAAAAGTATTGTGGCTAGAAATTTGCTTTTGTATGGTGTAGCAATAGCTATACTTTCTTGTAGTGTTCCTTGTGCAAATAAGAGAGATTGCACTTGGTGCCTAAGCagatttttgccatttttttttgcatttagaGGAGAGAAGTGAAGAGTACAATCACCATGAGATAGCAGCAGCATCTCTACTTTGTAAACTAGGAGTAGCTGCTTTAGCTATCTCAGCTGTTGGATTTCTTTGTCATTTGGCGAGAAATGTGATGTTATATGTAACCCCTTTCCGTGGTTGTCATGTCCAAGTAAGAATGTACtatatctttctttatttttatggagtgaatggttattttatttactatttatgtttttttttctgagaCAAAttacataatttatttatttttacaaaaTACCTCAATGGGCCTTCACCTCCAGCCCTATAATAAGAATCAAAACATTTGAAGTTGTGTGCCCTAAATTCACTGTTATGGTTCAGTAAAATTAAATTGCTAGGCATATCCATTGGACTGACACGTGGTACCAAATGCTATGAAGGAATGACAAATAATATAACTTATGTAAGACGATTAAGAGGAGCCTCTTACGCCCAATGAATTGTGATGTATAGAGAAAATTGAGAGAAGAACAAAACAATCATGTTCTTTGAAACATGGGTTAGCTGATTGAAAGTTATGATTTTTGTTTCCTCATAAGTAAATATGGTGGAAGAAAAGTTGGAACAATGCATGCAACCCCTAAACATATTAACACCAGGACTCCAACCCAGACAGCTTTGTGTGGGATCCCAAGCAAGAGCTCGTCACAAACTGTATAAAAAGACCGATAAACAGCAATAATCAATCACTAGAATACAGATGTTATGAATGAGCAAATGACTATTAAATACTACTTGTATCAAATGCGGGAACCAAGTTATGAGATCAAGATGTATACTAGCTTGAGATGCTAAACAAGTGTGCTAATAGATTCAGTGTCTCAATCCTTACAGGTCGGGTCTGTAGGTCTTTTCGTCTCAGTACAAGTAGCATTTTCTGGACTCATATGCATCAGATTGTCTGTCTTCATGTTTTGCAAATAAGTTCGAGAGATTACTCCATAGTGTACATTGTGAAATAAAGACAGGTTCTATATGATCCTCGATATTTTCAAAGCTCAAAATTCACTCATGGATCACAATAGTGTATATGAGTTCTGAACCAAAGAGCGTTCAGTTAAGAAGATCAGTTTACTGATGCAGCAAAtgcacaaataaaaaaaaaaaggaaaagtgtTCTGCTTATATGGTACTATTAGAGCAGTTGGTGGAAATGACCCCCAAAAAAACATGAAGACAGGCACCAGAAGGGCGAATAAAACTTGAGGATATTCGTAACTTCATAGGTCATGACTATCTTGATTGAACTAACTGGCGGCCAGATGTTTGAATTTGTGCAGTTGAATTGGTTATTGTAGTATCATAAGGATATAATAGAGAATAAAGTAGAGCAGTAAAAATAAGAAACTAACGGTACCTATATTAAATAAGACTAGTTCCCTCTCCTTTACACCAGGAATTGCAACAACTCCAGCAGGCTCCACAGATACAAGAACATATTTCTCATTTTGATCCAAACTCTGCATTAAATATATATTTCAAAAAACTGCAATAGAAATCATGCTTTCTCAACTGTTATTGCAATTTTTATTCGAACCTGGTGGTCAGGAATATCGTTACAGTCAGCATTAAAAATCAGTTTCTCTGTGTTGAGTAATCTTTTGTTCCTGTTGTGCTCAATATATGATTTGTCTCTTATCAGTTGAATGGAAAAGCTGGCGGGAATCTGTTGTCATTCAATAGCCCAAGTGAATTTCCATGaataaatttttgataaaaaaatcatcaaaagaaATAGTACACATACAGAAGCTGGATATGATATCTTCACTTCATACCAAGTTGATGATTTGAGTCCATTCAATCGGTACAGGCGAGAACCCATTTGCAAAGGTAAGGTTTCACGCAATAGCTCTTCCCCTACATTCAGGACTTTGCTATAAACCCTGCAAGTTATCGCTCAAACGTTAGCACTTTCATACCAAATTACACACCCACAAACCCATCAAGGATACCAAAACCATATGATATCCTTCAATGATCTGGAAGTGCGCATGCGTGCGTGCAAAGTCTATAAATTCGATATTTCAAATTTCACCAGAGAGCATACTGTTACCCGAGATGTAACTGCAAATCTAGGTAGACacaaatttatttaattttgttttgatataatAGACCACAAAAATCGATgtcggttatcttgtatcttttgtTAATTTAAGTTTAAGCATCAGAAGTAATAGAATCATAGAATTGCGACGAATATGAAGCACAGATTTTTCACTGTCAATCAAATTTGTTCCACCATAAGCTCTAAAAGTTGGTTCTATATGGACAGATCAAGACCTAGTAGCAGCATAGAATCTCAAAAAGAAAAACACTTACATTTTTTCTTGGTCAGCAGATACAGCACTGATGACAGAACCACTAACGTATAGCAGCAGAATCACATTATAGGCCAACAATCGACTCATCACAGTAGTATGTTTAATCATATCAATACAAAACTTCCTGCTGCCCACTACCAAAATAAAAAAAGACAGAAAAAGGAGACAATGTAAATAAATCTCATTAACGGAGATGAAAAGAACAAACTAATATATACCAAAACTGACAAAATCTTATTAACCACAAATGTTGGGAATTCTTGATCAGTATAGCTAATCTGTTAGAATTAGATCATTTGTTGTTTCTTGAAACCACTTAATTCCATATAATTTGATTTCTAACTACGTTTTGATTTGAAACCTTTCTCCAAAATCGATTTCTTTGAGGATTTTTAACAAACAACACTAGTACAAAGTCACAGCAGAGATTAACAACCCTGATGCCCACAATCAATCTATTCAAACCCCTAACCCCAAAAAATGACAATCCCAAAAACAAAGAGAAACACACATAAGATGATATTTATTACCTAAAGAGTATATACAATTAGTAAACTACCAACAATTGTTACTGACCAAAAACCACAGTAAACTTATAAAAGATTTTGAGTTTGAAACAAACCAGTAATTGATTAAACAAGTCCTGTTTCTTCAAGTATGCTCACACTCTTCTTAGCTCTTTAAATCAAACCCATCTCTTAAATTTTCGTTTCTAGTGATGGTAGACTGAAATGAATATATACATCCGGTGGTAAAGGTTAAAAAGGTGAGATTTTGAAGTGGGATTTGGGCTTTCGTGGAGGTGTTTTTCTTTTctgataaagataaaaaaaaaaaaaaactgttttgaggcatacaaaaCTATTTTCCTATATACATGAGTTTAAAAGGATGTCCTAACAGTGGGTAGATTACTAAGTTACCCTtaattattttaaattatttaaaTACGATCCACCTAAAATTAAAacataaacctaaactaaccaaaattcaaaatattttcaaataaaaaatcatttccatcCCAAACCTAATTTAAACGTTATTCAAA comes from Papaver somniferum cultivar HN1 chromosome 7, ASM357369v1, whole genome shotgun sequence and encodes:
- the LOC113292693 gene encoding uncharacterized protein LOC113292693, with the translated sequence MIKHTTVMSRLLAYNVILLLYVSGSVISAVSADQEKMVYSKVLNVGEELLRETLPLQMGSRLYRLNGLKSSTWYEVKISYPASIPASFSIQLIRDKSYIEHNRNKRLLNTEKLIFNADCNDIPDHQSLDQNEKYVLVSVEPAGVVAIPGVKERELVLFNIVCDELLLGIPHKAVWVGVLVLICLGVACIVPTFLPPYLLMRKQKS